In Merismopedia glauca CCAP 1448/3, a genomic segment contains:
- a CDS encoding serine protease, whose protein sequence is MHLKHGLSAALIGTSIALVQSYSQTAHALTAPEVSKIAKQITVRIEYQAGGRKKQGSGFIIKKSDNKYYVVTAYHVVADEAKYSLIAPDGERYTLDKQKINHKEGTDLAVVEFTSSKTYQLAKTGNSDDAPEGTTVYVAGFPAATSTVTSSELYRFLKGEVSANASQPLAEGYSLVYTNPTLGGMSGGPVLNDQGEVIAIHGKAETQAQTSGDSIKIASTGNNLGISVNTFLRLALLDTGVKAPPVQVATAPKADDLYLKGTDLSEKKDYRGAIEAYSKALEINPKYAKAYFDRGNARYYLKEYAQAIADYTQAIALDPKYAFAYYNRGNVRYELKQYDQAIADYTQAIALDPKYAFAYNNRGNVRYELKQYDQAIADYTQAIALDPKYAQAYYNRGNVRKELKQYDQAIADYTQAIALDPKYAFAYNNRGVVRKELKQYDQAIADYTQAIALDPKYAFAYNNRGIVRYELKQYDQAIADYTQAIALDPKLAQAYNNRGFVYYDQKKVDAGISDWRKALSIDSQISDAKLALGVALYNQGQRDEGLRLWREGVKLLGKTPTLQFLKENNAWSNIILKDAAKLLKDPRL, encoded by the coding sequence ATGCACCTCAAACACGGACTCTCAGCCGCCCTCATCGGTACATCCATCGCTCTAGTGCAATCCTACAGCCAAACGGCTCATGCCTTAACTGCGCCAGAAGTGAGCAAAATAGCCAAACAGATTACCGTGCGGATTGAATATCAGGCTGGTGGGCGAAAGAAGCAAGGTTCGGGGTTTATTATCAAAAAATCGGATAACAAATACTATGTCGTCACCGCTTATCATGTAGTGGCAGATGAAGCTAAATACAGCCTGATTGCTCCAGATGGAGAACGCTACACCTTAGATAAGCAGAAAATTAATCATAAAGAAGGGACGGATTTAGCGGTAGTTGAATTTACCAGCAGCAAAACCTATCAACTAGCCAAGACGGGGAATTCAGATGATGCACCAGAAGGAACGACTGTGTATGTCGCGGGTTTTCCAGCAGCTACTTCTACGGTGACGAGTTCTGAATTATATCGGTTTTTAAAAGGGGAAGTATCGGCTAATGCCAGCCAACCTCTAGCTGAAGGTTACTCGTTAGTTTATACTAACCCGACTTTAGGCGGAATGAGCGGGGGGCCAGTATTAAACGACCAAGGGGAAGTGATAGCGATACATGGCAAGGCAGAAACTCAAGCTCAAACGTCTGGAGATAGCATTAAGATCGCCAGTACGGGGAATAATTTAGGAATTTCGGTCAATACATTTTTGAGATTGGCTTTATTGGATACGGGAGTGAAAGCGCCGCCAGTGCAGGTAGCTACAGCACCTAAAGCTGATGATTTGTATTTAAAAGGGACGGATTTATCTGAAAAGAAAGATTATCGAGGGGCGATAGAGGCATATAGCAAGGCACTAGAAATTAATCCGAAGTATGCTAAGGCTTATTTTGATAGAGGTAATGCCCGCTATTACCTGAAAGAGTATGCCCAAGCTATAGCAGATTATACCCAAGCGATCGCCCTAGATCCCAAATATGCTTTTGCCTACTACAACCGAGGTAATGTCCGCTACGAACTCAAACAATACGACCAAGCTATTGCAGATTATACCCAAGCGATCGCCCTAGATCCCAAATATGCTTTTGCCTACAACAACCGAGGTAATGTCCGCTACGAACTCAAACAATACGACCAAGCTATTGCAGATTATACCCAAGCGATCGCCCTAGATCCCAAATATGCTCAAGCCTACTACAACCGAGGTAATGTCCGCAAGGAACTCAAACAATACGACCAAGCTATTGCAGATTATACCCAAGCGATCGCCCTAGATCCCAAATATGCTTTTGCCTACAACAACCGAGGTGTTGTCCGCAAGGAACTCAAACAATACGACCAAGCTATTGCAGATTATACCCAAGCGATCGCCCTAGATCCCAAATATGCTTTTGCCTACAACAACCGAGGTATTGTCCGCTACGAACTCAAACAATACGACCAAGCTATAGCAGACTATACCCAAGCGATCGCCCTAGATCCCAAATTGGCTCAAGCCTACAACAACCGAGGTTTTGTTTATTATGACCAGAAAAAGGTAGATGCAGGCATAAGTGATTGGCGCAAAGCACTCAGCATTGACAGTCAGATTTCTGATGCAAAACTAGCTTTAGGAGTGGCTTTATATAACCAGGGTCAGCGAGATGAGGGTTTGCGGTTATG